The Paraburkholderia sp. PREW-6R genomic interval GCGACGACACACTCGAAGCCGACTATCTGATCGAAACGCCGCTCGACCCGGCAAAAGTCGCCGACGTGATGGCCGGCGAGCAGTCGAGCGGAACCTTCGTGCGCGTGGCCAACGAAACCGACGCGCTCCGTGCGCGCAGTCGCGCAACGGTGCTGCGCATCGACGAACTCGAACCCGCGCTGCAGCCGAGCTTGCCGAACGCCTGGCTTGCGCGCCAGGGAACCCGAGGGCCCTGGCGGCGCGCGCGTATCACTTTGTCGTTTCCGATTGCCAACATCGACGCCAATCTGCCGACGCTTGCCGCCACCGTGGCGGGCAATCTCTACGATCTGGGCGAAGTCACCGGCATGCGCTTGCTGTCGCTGCGTTTTCCCGCGTCGTACCGTGCGCGCTTCGCATTGCCGCCGCATGGCGTGACAGGCACGCGAAGGCTCACGCAAGTGCCGGGCAGACCGATGATCGGCACCATCATCAAGCCGAATGTCGGGCTGAGCGCGGCAGAAACGGCGGCGCTCGTGCGCGACCTGTGCGAGGCCGGCGTCGACTTTATCAAGGATGACGAAGTAAGCGCCAATCCCGTCCATGCGCCGCTTGCCGAGCGTATCCGGGCAGTGATGCATGAAGTGCGCGGCTATCGGGAGCGCACCGGGCGCCCGGTCATGATCGCGTTCAATATCACCGATGATCTGGATGCCATGCGCCGGCACGCGGAACTCGTCGAGCGCGAAGGCGGAACGTGTGTGATGGCGAGCATCAACTGGTGCGGCTTTTCGGCGATCCAGTCGTTGCGCCGCTCCACGCCGCTGGTGTTGCACGCGCACCGTAACGGCTTTGGCATGATGTCGCGAGATCCGGCGCTCGGCATAGCGTTTCAGGCTTATCAAACGTTGTGGCGTCTGGCTGGCGTCGATCATATGCATGTGCATGGCCTCGCCGGCAAGTTCGCGCAAAGCGATGCCGAAGTGATCGAGTCTGCACGCGATTGCGCAACGCCTCTCGCACCAGCTTGCAACGACACTGTATTGCCGGCGTTCTCGTCCGGCCAATGGGCAGGCACGGTGCAGCCGACATTCGACGCCGTGCAATCCACGGATCTGCTGTTCATGTCCGGCGGAGGGATTCTCGCGCATCCCGATGGTCCCGCCGCGGGCGTGACGAGCGTGCAGCAGGCATGGGCGGCGGTGCAGGAGCGCACGCCGTTGCCAGTGTACGCAGAACATCATCCGGAATTGCGGCGCGCGCTCCAGTTTTTCGGCGGTCGCGCTTGAGCGCGACACAGGAGCCGCCCATGAGCGAGACGACCCGCGACGCCCGCCACGACCGGCCCGCCTACGGCTT includes:
- a CDS encoding ribulose-bisphosphate carboxylase large subunit family protein, whose amino-acid sequence is MSAMVQSHVPRDDTLEADYLIETPLDPAKVADVMAGEQSSGTFVRVANETDALRARSRATVLRIDELEPALQPSLPNAWLARQGTRGPWRRARITLSFPIANIDANLPTLAATVAGNLYDLGEVTGMRLLSLRFPASYRARFALPPHGVTGTRRLTQVPGRPMIGTIIKPNVGLSAAETAALVRDLCEAGVDFIKDDEVSANPVHAPLAERIRAVMHEVRGYRERTGRPVMIAFNITDDLDAMRRHAELVEREGGTCVMASINWCGFSAIQSLRRSTPLVLHAHRNGFGMMSRDPALGIAFQAYQTLWRLAGVDHMHVHGLAGKFAQSDAEVIESARDCATPLAPACNDTVLPAFSSGQWAGTVQPTFDAVQSTDLLFMSGGGILAHPDGPAAGVTSVQQAWAAVQERTPLPVYAEHHPELRRALQFFGGRA